In Dioscorea cayenensis subsp. rotundata cultivar TDr96_F1 chromosome 9, TDr96_F1_v2_PseudoChromosome.rev07_lg8_w22 25.fasta, whole genome shotgun sequence, a genomic segment contains:
- the LOC120268399 gene encoding LOW QUALITY PROTEIN: peroxidase 40-like (The sequence of the model RefSeq protein was modified relative to this genomic sequence to represent the inferred CDS: deleted 1 base in 1 codon), with product MAASLLRLHFHDCFVLGCDASVLLDDTQNLVGEKTAGPNQNSLRGFDVIDSIKSELELTCPQTVSCADTLAIAARDSVLLSGGPTWEVEMGRKDSRTASLNGANNNIPGPNSTLTILINKFNNVGLSSKDMVALSGAHTIGKARCATFTGRLSGSNNAGEPPITNTEFIQSLQQLCTGGSSTLATLDLTTPATFDNNYYSNILSGQGLLPSDQALLTDNADIALLVEAYAMDPFAFFDDFTKAMVNMGRLGMAGEDSGEVRRNCRFVNQ from the exons ATGGCCGCTTCCCTCCTCCGTCTTCATTTCCATGACTGCTTTGTTCTT ggATGTGATGCATCTGTTCTGCTTGATGATACACAAAACTTGGTAGGAGAAAAAACAGCCGGACCGAACCAGAATTCATTGAGAGGGTTCGATGTAATTGATTCAATCAAGTCCGAACTTGAGTTAACATGTCCTCAAACTGTATCATGTGCTGATACCTTAGCCATTGCAGCAAGAGACTCTGTACTACtg TCAGGAGGGCCCACGTGGGAGGTGGAGATGGGAAGGAAGGACAGCAGAACAGCAAGCCTTAACGGAGCAAACAATAACATACCGGGTCCAAATTCCACACTAACAATTCTTATCAACAAGTTCAACAACGTTGGTCTTTCCTCCAAAGACATGGTTGCCCTttctg gagcaCATACCATTGGAAAAGCAAGGTGTGCGACGTTCACCGGAAGACTCTCCGGCAGTAACAACGCTGGCGAACCTCCGATCACTAACACCGAGTTCATCCAATCACTACAACAACTTTGCACCGGCGGTAGCTCGACATTGGCCACCCTTGACTTGACCACTCCGGCCACC TTCGACAATAACTATTACTCCAACATCCTCTCCGGCCAAGGCCTTCTACCGTCCGACCAAGCCCTTTTGACCGACAATGCTGATATCGCCCTCCTTGTTGAAGCCTATGCCATGGATCCATTTGCATTCTTCGATGACTTTACTAAGGCTATGGTTAACATGGGAAGGCTTGGTATGGCCGGAGAGGACTCCGGTGAGGTTCGGAGGAATTGCAGGTTTGTCAACCAGTAG
- the LOC120268866 gene encoding LOW QUALITY PROTEIN: probable sucrose-phosphate synthase 1 (The sequence of the model RefSeq protein was modified relative to this genomic sequence to represent the inferred CDS: deleted 1 base in 1 codon) translates to MAGNDWINSYLEAILDSGPGIGADKKSLLLRERGRFSPTRYFVEEVITGFDETDLYKSWVRAASTRGPQERNTRLENMCWRIWNLARKKKQIESEEAQQISKRRLERERARRDATADMSEDLSEGEKGDHVADLSSRGGSTKGKLSRVSSVDAIEAWASQHKDKKLYIVLISIHGLIRGENMELGRDSDTGGQVKYVVELARALAAMPGVYRVDLLTRQILAPDVDWSYGEPTEMLAPRNPESLVHELGESSGAYIVRIPFGPKDKYIPKELLWPHIQEFVDGALSHILQMSKVLGEQIGGGEPVWPVAIHGHYADAGDSAALLSGALNVPMLFTGHSLGRDKLDQLLRQGRQTREEINATYKIMRRIEAEELALDSSDIIITSTRQEIDEQWQLYDGFDVILDRKLRARIKRGVSCHGRFMPRMCIIPPGMEFHHIVVHDTDMDDDVEGNEESPATPDPPIWFEIMRFFSNPRKPMILALARPDPKKNLITLVKAFGECRPLRELANLTLIMGNREDIDEMSTTNASMLTSILKMIDKYDLYGQVAYPKHHKQSDVPEIYRLAAKTKGVFINPAFIEPFGLTLIEAAAHGLPIVATKNGGPVDIHRVLDNGLLVDPHDQHAIADALLKLVADKNLWAQCRQNGLKNIHLFSWPEHCKTYLSRIATCRPRQPRWRRSYDLFENSESESPGDSLRDIQDLSLNLKLSVDGEKAEDSGSLGNTLDIMNKIDFSKKIEEKSNASKLPILRRRKHIFVIAVDTDTETDFIEAVKSIFDAACEDRISGSIGFVLSTALTISEIHSVLMLGGIPATDFDAFICNSGSELYYPSANSEDLLSPFDLPFDLDLDYNSQIEFRWGGDGLRKTLIRWAATVVDKKGEVEEQVVIEDKQRSASYCHAFEVRNPSLAPSSKEIRKMMRTQALRCNVIYSHDGTKLHFIPVLASRPQALRYLYVRWGIELSNMVIFVGENGDSDYEGFLGGVHKTVILSTLCHNTEHKELHANRGYPLQDVVAFDSPNIIRTGSACGSSDIKLALCKLGILSD, encoded by the exons ATGGCGGGGAACGATTGGATAAACAGCTACTTGGAGGCGATCCTGGACTCTGGGCCAGGGATCGGGGCGGACAAGAAGTCGTTGTTGCTCCGGGAGCGCGGCAGATTCAGCCCCACTAGATACTTCGTCGAGGAAGTTATCACTGGCTTCGATGAGACGGACCTTTATAAGTCTTGGGTTCGG GCTGCATCAACAAGGGGTCCACAGGAGAGGAACACAAGGTTGGAGAACATGTGCTGGAGGATCTGGAATCTTGCTCGCAAGAAGAAACAG ATTGAGAGTGAAGAAGCTCAGCAGATTTCTAAACGTCGTCTTGAACGTGAAAGAGCCCGCCGTGATGCAACTGCTGATATGTCTGAAGATCTTTCAGAAGGAGAAAAAGGAGATCATGTGGCTGATCTGTCTTCTCGTGGTGGCAGCACAAAAGGAAAATTGTCCAGGGTCAGTTCAGTTGATGCTATTGAGGCTTGGGCTAGTCAACACAAGGACAAGAAATTATACATAGTTTTGATCAG TATTCATGGGCTTATTAGAGGTGAAAACATGGAACTTGGTCGTGATTCTGATACTGGTGGTCAG GTCAAGTATGTCGTAGAACTTGCAAGGGCTTTGGCCGCAATGCCTGGAGTTTATCGGGTTGATCTCTTGACCCGGCAAATATTGGCACCAGATGTAGATTGGAGTTATGGAGAACCAACAGAGATGTTAGCCCCCAGAAACCCTGAAAGTCTTGTGCATGAGCTGGGAGAGAGCAGTGGTGCATATATTGTCCGCATACCATTTGGGccaaaagataaatatattcCTAAAGAACTACTTTGGCCACACATTCAAGAATTTGTTGATGGTGCTTTAAGCCATATCTTGCAGATGTCTAAAGTTTTAGGTGAACAAATTGGTGGTGGCGAACCTGTATGGCCTGTTGCCATTCATGGTCATTATGCTGATGCAGGTGACTCAGCTGCATTACTCTCTGGGGCACTGAATGTGCCTATGCTATTCACTGGCCATTCCCTTGGTAGGGATAAATTGGATCAACTTTTGAGACAAGGGCGCCAAACAAGGGAAGAAATAAATGCAACTTACAAAATAATGCGTCGGATTGAGGCAGAGGAACTTGCTCTTGATTCTtctgatattattattacaagtaCAAGGCAGGAGATAGACGAGCAATGGCAGTTGTATGATGGCTTTGATGTGATCCTTGACCGTAAGTTGCGAGCTAGAATCAAGCGTGGAGTCAGCTGTCATGGGCGTTTCATGCCACGAATGTGT ATAATTCCTCCTGGTATGGAGTTCCACCATATTGTTGTACATGATACAgacatggatgatgatgtggaggGAAATGAAGAAAGCCCTGCTACACCAGATCCACCTATTTGGTTTGag ATAATGCGCTTCTTTTCAAACCCCCGCAAGCCTATGATTCTTGCTCTTGCTCGACCTGATCCCAAAAAGAACCTCATTACACTAGTGAAGGCTTTTGGTGAATGTCGTCCTTTGAGGGAGCTTGCAAATCTT ACATTGATTATGGGGAATCGTGAGGATATTGATGAAATGTCAACTACAAATGCATCTATGCTTACTTCTATCCTCAAAATGATTGACAAGTATGATCTATATGGTCAAGTTGCATATCCTAAGCACCACAAGCAATCTGATGTTCCTGAAATTTATCGTCTAGCAGCAAAGACCAAG GGTGTTTTCATCAATCCCGCTTTCATTGAACCATTTGGTCTTACATTGATTGAG GCTGCGGCACATGGTCTGCCTATAGTAGCCACAAAGAATGGAGGTCCTGTTGATATACACCGG GTTCTTGACAATGGTCTCCTTGTTGATCCCCATGATCAGCATGCCATTGCTGATGCACTTCTGAAGCTTGTTGCTGATAAGAACCTCTGGGCACAGTGCCGACAGAATGGACTGAAGAATATTCACTTATTCTCTTGGCCAGAACATTGTAAGACTTACTTATCTCGCATTGCAACCTGCAGACCGAGACAACCTCGATGGCGAAGAAGTTATGATCTGTTTGAAAATTCAGAGTCGGAGTCACCTGGTGACTCTCTGAGGGATATACAAGATCTATCATTGAACCTAAAGCTTTCAGTAGATGGTGAAAAAGCTGAAGATAGTGGAAGCCTTGGTAACACCTTAGATATCATGAATAAGATCGATTTTTCGAAGAAAATTGAAGAGAAGAGTAATGCCAGTAAACTGCCTATTTTG AGGAGGAGAAAACACATCTTTGTCATTGCTGTCGACACAGACACTGAAACTGATTTCATTGAGGCTGTGAAAAGCATTTTTGATGCTGCTTGTGAAGATAGAATATCAGGTTCTATAGGCTTTGTTCTATCTACGGCATTGACAATATCCGAAATCCACTCGGTCCTTATGTTGGGAGGCATTCCTGCTACTGATTTTGATGCTTTTATATGCAATAGCGGCAGCGAGCTCTACTACCCATCGGCAAACTCTGAGGACCTGCTTAGCCCTTTTGACTTGCCTTTTGACCTCGACTTGGATTATAATTCACAGATTGAGTTCCGCTGGGGCGGAGATGGTTTAAGAAAGACTTTAATTCGTTGGGCTGCTACAGTTGTGGACAAGAAAGGGGAAGTTGAAGAACAGGTTGTTATTGAAGACAAACAGCGTTCGGCTTCATACTGCCATGCATTTGAAGTCAGAAACCCATCTTTG GCTCCTTCTTCAAAGGAAATTCGAAAGATGATGAGAACTCAGGCACTACGATGTAACGTGATATATAGTCATGATGGAACTAAATTGCATTTCATTCCTGTTCTGGCTTCTCGGCCTCAAGCGCTCAG GTATTTATATGTTCGATGGGGCATAGAATTGTCAAACATGGTGATATTTGTTGGAGAAAATGGTGATTCAGATTACGAGGGTTTTCTTGGTGGAGTTCATAAAACTGTCATACTAAGCACATTGTGCCACAACACTGAACATAAAGAACTACATGCAAACAGAGGCTATCCTTTACAGGACGTCGTCGCTTTTGACAGCCCAAACATAATTAGAACTGGGAGCGCTTGCGGCAGCAGTGACATAAAGCTCGCTTTGTGTAAACTGGGTATACTTTCGGATTAG